One Helicobacter pylori NCTC 11637 = CCUG 17874 = ATCC 43504 = JCM 12093 genomic window, GTCAATGAAAAATTGAAAAAATACCAGCTTGTTTATGAAAAAGATATTGAGATAGTCTATCTTAATGAGTGGGTTAATGAATTTTTGGCATGGGAATTGAAAAGCCCTTTTGACGCGTTTGTAGGGGCTGAATTTTCTCGCATCAAACAAAGCGATCATTTTTTCAATAAAATCCATTTAAAAGCCCCCCATTTTTTAGAGTCTTTTCAAAATTACGCCCCCCTTTTAGAAGTCAATGAAGCAAGCGGCTTACTCCAGTGCGCGCATTTACGCTATTTAGGGATTGATTTAGGGGCGGATTTTTTAATCGCGCATTCTTTAGGGCTTTTTTACGCTTTTGAAAATTTAAGCTTAAAAGCTTCAAAGATTTATAAAAGAGATAATGACAACACCCCCACTTTATTTTTACCTCAAATCGCGCTAATGGCTATGGGGGAAAAAAATAAGCAAGATTTAGGGCTTGATACGCATTATCATAAGGTTACTTTCATTTAAAATGAACGCTTTTTTAAAACTCGCGCTCGCTTCTTTGATGGGGGGGCTTTGGTATGCTTTCAATGGCGAAGGCTCTGAAATTGTCGCTATAGGGATTTTTGTGTTGATTTTGTTTGTTTTTTTCATCCGCCCTGTGAGTTTTCAAGACCCAGAAAAACGAGAAGAATACATAGAACGGCTTAAAAAAAACCATGAGAGGAAAATGATCTTACAAGACAAGCAAAAAGAAGAGCAAATGCGTCTTTATCAAGCCAAAAAAGAGCGAGAGAGCAGGCAAAAACAAGACCTTAAAGAACAAATGAAAAAATACTCATAAAGGAAAAAAATGGAAATCATTTTATTAATTGTTGCGGCGGTTGTGTTGTTTTATTTTTACAACACTCTCAAAGAATATTTGAAAAACCCCCTAAACCCTAAAACCAAAACCGAAGAATACGATTTGAAAAATGACCCCTATTTGTTGGTGCAATCTAGCCCCCTAGACAAATTCAAGCAAACCCAAACAGGCGCGTATATGCGTCTTTTAAAATTTTTAGACATTCAAAAAAACGCTTTGGATAACGCTTTAAGAACGCTTTTTATCCATGAATTAGAGCAGCCCTTAAACAGCGAACAGCAAAATTTAGCCAAAGAGCTTCTCAATGAGCCTGTGGATAAAAAAGAAAATTTTGAATCCTTATGCCAAGAAATCGCCGACCACACGCATGGGGAATACACCAAACGCCTGAAATTAGTGGAATTTCTTATGTTATTAGCCTATGCTGATGGGATTTTGGATAGCAAAGAAAAAGAATTGTTTTTAGATGTGGGGGCGTTTTTGCAGATAGACAATAAAGATTTTAACGAGCTTTATGACAATTTTGAACGCTTCAATGCAATAGAAATCCCTATGTCTTTAGAAGAAGCCAAAAATCTTTTTGAAATCCAAACTAATATAACCAAGCAAGATTTAGAGGAAAAAGCCCTGAATTTAAGCACCCCCTACTACCACAAAATGAATGACAACAAACGCTACAGCGAACAAGATTTTATCTCTTTGAAAAAGATCGCCCTCGCTTCCCAACTCTTAGAAAATGATTGAAAAGACTCCTAAGGGGTCTTGTGAAAAAGGCTATTGAATGCCCTTTTTAAAAGCCCTAGAATCTTTTGATGCACCCTTTTTAGAAAAAGAAATTTCAAAGCGTTTTAGGGATAATTTAGTTTTTTTCAAATCTTATAATCCTAATCTGTTTAACGTTCTCAATACGCCTTTTAAAAATTACCAATTGCTTTTTGAAAAAAACCACTTCAATCTCTTGCACACGCCAACAAACGCTTTAAGCTACCCTAAAGATCAAATGATAGAAATCGCTTTTAACATGGCTAAAAACCCCCTGAATAATCCCAGGTGGTCATTAGACAATAACCACCTCTCTTTACAGTATTTAAAATCTCAAAACAACCCCAAACTCCCCCTAACCCTTAAAGCCACGCATGCGATCTCAAACTTTTTAGACAATTATCAAACGCCTTGCTCTTTAGAGAAATTCTTACCCCCTACCATGATTTATGGCGTTTTAGACGGCTTGTTTTTGGCTATTTTGCAGGCTCAAAATTACCGCTTCCATTCGCTTTATTTGTTTGAAGAAAATTTAGATTTGTTTAAAATCAGCTGTTATTTTGCGCGTTATGAAGATTTGATTACAAAAGGGGCTAAACTCTTTATTGAAGGGTTTTTTAACCCCAATGAATTAAAAATGGATTTTTTGAAACGCCCCATCACGCATTCTTTTTTAAAGCTAGAAATCATGCCCTATAAAAGCGCTTTTAATTCACGCATGAAAGAAAACATTCAAAGTTATTACAAACAAGCTTTAAGGGGTTGGGGGAGTTTTGAAGATGAATTACTGGGATTAAAAAACACGCTTAAAAACTTACCCTTATACAAAACTCTAAAGATTAAACCTAAAAAGATTAACGCCCCTATTTGCGTGGTGGGTAATGGGCCAAGCTTGGATTTATTGTTGGATTTTTTAAAAGAAAATGAAGACAATTTCATTATTTTTTCATGCGGAACCGCTTTAAAGCCTTTAAAAACGCATGGCGTTAAAGTGGATTTTCAAATAGAAGTGGAGCGCATAGACTATCTTAAGGAGGTTTTAGAAAAAGCCCCCCTAGAAGACACCCCCTTAATGGGAGCGAACATGCTCAATCCTAACGCTTTTAATTTAGCCAAAGAAGCGTTGATGTTTATGCGTGGGGGGAGCGCTTGCGCGTATATAAGCCCTTTAAGCATAGAATACGCAGCACCTTTTGTGGGTAATGCCGGGGTGGCTTTAGCGAGTTTGATGAGCGATGAAATTTATTTGTGCGCTTTAGATTGCGCTTATATCAAAGGGTTTAAAAAGCACGCTCAAAATTCCTATTATGAAAATGAAAAAGAGATTGACACTTCA contains:
- a CDS encoding motility associated factor glycosyltransferase family protein, which produces MPFLKALESFDAPFLEKEISKRFRDNLVFFKSYNPNLFNVLNTPFKNYQLLFEKNHFNLLHTPTNALSYPKDQMIEIAFNMAKNPLNNPRWSLDNNHLSLQYLKSQNNPKLPLTLKATHAISNFLDNYQTPCSLEKFLPPTMIYGVLDGLFLAILQAQNYRFHSLYLFEENLDLFKISCYFARYEDLITKGAKLFIEGFFNPNELKMDFLKRPITHSFLKLEIMPYKSAFNSRMKENIQSYYKQALRGWGSFEDELLGLKNTLKNLPLYKTLKIKPKKINAPICVVGNGPSLDLLLDFLKENEDNFIIFSCGTALKPLKTHGVKVDFQIEVERIDYLKEVLEKAPLEDTPLMGANMLNPNAFNLAKEALMFMRGGSACAYISPLSIEYAAPFVGNAGVALASLMSDEIYLCALDCAYIKGFKKHAQNSYYENEKEIDTSSLISVEGNVEGYETFSDSLFLLSKERIEEALHYYQPKKVYNLSYGAKIKHAVSLNYSQVKLKQINKQDATARIKSMFSPRDNHAKDLNNLQKNLMSFKEDFLKYLNTPCKTKQEIFEWVDNLNGFCQTASAKTPTIGILFEGSIAHILQSVLIVSLHLKENELTNFINHSQNALKQFLKKACLLLQMQLKQP
- a CDS encoding TerB family tellurite resistance protein produces the protein MEIILLIVAAVVLFYFYNTLKEYLKNPLNPKTKTEEYDLKNDPYLLVQSSPLDKFKQTQTGAYMRLLKFLDIQKNALDNALRTLFIHELEQPLNSEQQNLAKELLNEPVDKKENFESLCQEIADHTHGEYTKRLKLVEFLMLLAYADGILDSKEKELFLDVGAFLQIDNKDFNELYDNFERFNAIEIPMSLEEAKNLFEIQTNITKQDLEEKALNLSTPYYHKMNDNKRYSEQDFISLKKIALASQLLEND